In Desulfofustis limnaeus, the genomic stretch ACCGGTTATCAGGGCCGGCGTAATGATGGCAAACATACACTGATAGATCATGAACACCAACTGGGGAATGGAGGTGGCATAATCGGGGCTCGGTTCGGAACCGACACCACGCAAGGCAAACCAGGAAAAATCTCCAACCACACCGCCAATTGTCGGGCCAAACGACATGGAATAACCGATATAGACCCACTCCACGGTTATCAGCGAGATCATGAACAAACTCTGCATGATCGTTCCAAGAACATTCTTCCCCCGAACCATGCCTCCATAAAATAAGGCAAGACCGGGCGTCATCAGCATAACCAGTCCGGCAGCTGCGAGAATGAAGGCAGTATCCGCGTTGTTCATAAATCCCCTCCCCCGAAATAGGCATGAGCCCACGTCATTTATTTACATATTTGTAATATATAATTATATTTCATTATGATTAATAACATGTTTGAAAATATTTTCAAATCAAAAGTGCGCTTCCTCGAGTATCATGCTCATCTTCATAGTGTTTCAACCGGAAGTGGAGTTCTCTCGACACTCATCGCTTGACGAACCAGCCCGGCCCCGACTAGGATCTGTGGCGACGCCCCAGGGCCATAAACCGACACCACGCACCCCTTGCCACAGGCCGATACCCCGTATGAACGTTCACGGCACCCACTATCGCACCATCTGGCCCGATCCGCATGATCCGGGCATTATCAACATCATCGACCAGCGACTCCTGCCCCATCGATTTGAAATCAAACCCCTACACAGCGTCGAGGATGCCCACCGGGCCATCCGCGAGATGATGGTCAGGGGCGCGGGGCTGATCGGCGCCACCGCCGGCTACGGTATGCACCTGGCCGCCATGACCGCTGATGACGGGCAGATCCGCGAAAAACTGGCCGAAGCGGCATCCCTGCTCAGGTCGGCACGGCCAACCGCCGTCAATCTTGCCTGGGCGGTACGTCGCGTCCTGGCCGCCGCTGAAGAGCTTCCGACCGCGGCCGCCATTCGCCAGGCAGCCTTCGCCGCCGCCTCTCGAATAGCCGACGAGGATGCCCAGTTCTGCCAGGCCATCGGACAGCATGGCAAACAATTATTGTTGGAACGCTGGGAACAGAAGGGGCGGAAAACGTTGAACGTGCTCACCCATTGCAATGCCGGATGGCTCGCCTTCGTCGATTACGGGAGCGCCACGGCTCCCATCTATGCCGCCCGGGACGAAGGCATCGATCTCCATGTCTGGGTGGACGAGACAAGACCGTGGAATCAAGGGGCCAGGCTGACCTGCTGGGAACTGGAGCAGGAGAAGGTTCCCCACACTCTGATCACCGACAATGCCGGCGGCCACCTGATGCAGCAAGGCCTTGTCGACCTGGTTATCGTCGGTTCCGACCGAACCACCCACACCGGCGACGTGGCCAACAAGATTGGTACCTATCTCAAAGCACTGGCCGCTCGGGACAACGACATCCCCTTTTACGTGGCCCTCCCCTCGTCTACTTTCGACTGGAACCTTGACAACGGCTCGGAAATTCAGATAGAACAGAGATCAGGAGAGGAAATTACCAAAATCTCCGGACTCACGGAAGACGGCCGAATGGAGACCATCGCCATCACTGCGGCCTCCACCCGTGCCCGCAACGACGGGTTCGACATCACTCCGGCACGACTGGTCACGGCTCTGATTACCGAGCGGGGCGTGGTTCCGCCCCGAGCCGAAGCGATCCATATGCTGTTCGCCGATCAGTGCTCGTCGCCGGAACATCACATCAGGTAAGGAGATCGCATGGCGCACGGTGAAAAACGAAAGTTCATCAGGTTGGACTCCCTGCACCTGCTCGACTATATCGTGCTTGACCGGGAACGGTCGAAAGGGCGTTACTCCATGGGTCGAACCCTCGATGTCAGTGTCAACGGGATCAAGATGGAAACCGTGTACCCGCTGTCCACCGACAACACCCTGGAGATAACCGTCGGTATAGAGGAAGATCTGGTGGACATGGAAGGCCGGATCACCTACTGCCAAAAAGAAGGCGACCGCTTTGTTTCCGGCATCGAGTTCATCAGGATGTCACCCGAAGGACGGCGGGTCTTTCGCCGCTACACGGAGGCCTTCAAGCAACAGCAGAAAGACCTACAGGACTATTGAAGGGGGGCTCACCTCAGCCCCCACCCCTGTCGGCGGCTCAGCCGCCGTGACGCCCATAGATATCGTCGAAACGGACGATGTCGTCCTCGCCGAGGTAACTGCCGATCTGCACCTCAATCAATTCCAGCGGAATGACCCCCGGGTTTTCCAGGCGATGACGGTTACCGGCAGGAATATAGACCGACTGGTTCTCATAGACGAGGACCTCTTCACTGCCGTTGGTCACCCGGGCCGTCCCTTTGACCACCACCCAATGTTCGTAGCGGTGGTGGTGCATCTGTAACGACAACTTCTGCCCGGCATTGACGGTGATCCGCTTGATCTGGTAACGCGGTTCAATGGCCAGCACCGAGTAGCACCCCCAGGGACGATGAACGGTCTGATGTGTTTTGAACTCGTCCCGGCCCTCGCGTTTCAAGCGGGCGACGATTTTTTTCACGTCCTGCGACCGGGACAACGGCGCCACTAGAACCGCATCAGCCGTCTCCACCACCAAGGTGTCCTCCAGGCCGACGGCGGCCACCATCATATCCTCGGCACGAACCAGCGAATTCCTGGTATCCTCGAGGAGCACGTCCCCTTGAGAGACGTTGCCGTTGGCATCTTTGTCCAGCACTTCGTAGAGAGCCTGCCAGCTGCCGATGTCGCTCCAGCCGAGATCCGCGGCCACCACCTCGGCTCGGCCGGTCTTCTCCATCAAGGCATAGTCGATGGAATCTTCCGGGCATCGCGCCATCTCGGTCCGGCCGAAACGGAAGAATCGGTCATCCCGGACCCCGGCCGCCACGGCCAGATCCATGCTGGCCAGGATCTGCGGGGCGTGTTCCGCCATTTCCTTCCGGAACGTGGGCACGGTGAAGGCGAACATGCCGCTGTTCCAGTAATAATTACCTTCGGCACAATACCGTTCGGCATCTTCTCGCGCCGGTTTCTCCTTGAACGAGGTGACCCGGTTGTCGGCGCCCCGTTCAATATATCCGTAACCGGTCTCCGGCCGGCGGGGGTGAATGCCGAAAGTCACCATCGCCCCCGCTCTGGCCCGTTCGGCACCCTCGGCAACTGCAGCGGCGAAGGCGTGCTCGTCGCGAACCAGGTGATCGGCAGGTAATACGAGGATAACCGTGGGATCACCATCGCCGCGACGGCGCACATACTCGACCGCGCCGCTAATCGCCGGCGCCGTATTGCGACCGGTCGGTTCCAACAGGATGGCATAATCACCGTCGATGCCGAGTTCATCCACCTGACTCTTGGTGATGAAACGATGCTCCTCACCGACAACAATCAACGGCGCCAGCACCCCGGGCAGAGCCAGCACCCTTCTCAGTGTGTTCTGCAGTAGGGAGAGGTCAGAAGTCAGGCAGAGCAGTTGCTTCGGATAAATCTCCCGGGACAGAGGCCAGAGCCTGGACCCCGTCCCCCCTGCCAGGATGACCGGCTGGATGTGGTTCATCGTGTTCTCCTTGTTCCGTCACTGGTCCGGTGAGCCGTTATCGTTCTCGTCAGCTCTGATCAAATTCAGTAGTTTCGTTGTAGTCTCGCCCAAAAGGACCGTGTCGCCGCGCGTCTCGACATTCAGGCGCAACAGCGGCTCGGTGTTTGACTTCCTGATATTAAAGCGGAAGTCGGGGAAAGCAAGACTCAATCCGTCGGTGGTGTCCACTTCTCCGCCGGTAAAATGGCGCCGTACCCGCTCCATCGCCGCCTCGGCATCGGGAACCACCGAATTGATCTCGCCGGAGATGGGAAAACGCTCCATCCGCTCTCCGACCAACCGGGACAACGGCATGCCGGTTCGGCTGATCAGTTGACAGAGAAGCAACCAGGGAATCATTCCGGAATCGCAGCAACCGAACGAACGAAAATAATGGTGCGCCGACATTTCCCCTCCGTAGACGCTGCCCTCCTGCCACATCCGCTCCTTGATCAGGGCATGGCCGGTCCTGGTCTGCAGAGCAATCCCTCCGGCCTGTCTCACCAGCTCCTGGGTATTCCAGACGAGCCGGGGATCATGGAGGATCGTGCCGCCGGGTTCCTCCCGCAGCATCTCTTGAGCAAACAGCCCGACCAGGTAATAGCCGTCGATGAACCGTCCCTGCTCGTCCCAGAAGAAACAGCGATCAAAATCCCCGTCCCAGGCGATGCCGAGATCGGCCCCGTGTTGCCGCACCAGCCGTGCCGTTTCTTCCCGGCGATCGGGCAGCAGCGGGTTGGGTACGCCGTTGGGAAAGGTGCCGTCCGGTTGGTGATGCAGGCGCACGAAGGTAAAGGGCAGCCGCTCGGCCAGCAGGTCCAGGACCGGAGCGGCACAGCCGTTGCCGCTATTGACCACCAGCGTTAACGGCTGGAGGGCTGCAACCTCCACATACTCCAACAGGTGGTC encodes the following:
- a CDS encoding PilZ domain-containing protein, encoding MAHGEKRKFIRLDSLHLLDYIVLDRERSKGRYSMGRTLDVSVNGIKMETVYPLSTDNTLEITVGIEEDLVDMEGRITYCQKEGDRFVSGIEFIRMSPEGRRVFRRYTEAFKQQQKDLQDY
- a CDS encoding phosphomannomutase, giving the protein MGATTIPSCFKAYDIRGRVPEQLNRELARQIGRAFAAVYGPRAVALGHDIRLSSPELTDAVARGLNEQGVDVLHLGLCGTEEVYHAAFSLADQGIDGGVMVTASHNPADYNGMKFVTRQARPVTGDNGLVRMGELIVGNALPPVATRAGGQQRQSDKTAYIDHLLEYVEVAALQPLTLVVNSGNGCAAPVLDLLAERLPFTFVRLHHQPDGTFPNGVPNPLLPDRREETARLVRQHGADLGIAWDGDFDRCFFWDEQGRFIDGYYLVGLFAQEMLREEPGGTILHDPRLVWNTQELVRQAGGIALQTRTGHALIKERMWQEGSVYGGEMSAHHYFRSFGCCDSGMIPWLLLCQLISRTGMPLSRLVGERMERFPISGEINSVVPDAEAAMERVRRHFTGGEVDTTDGLSLAFPDFRFNIRKSNTEPLLRLNVETRGDTVLLGETTTKLLNLIRADENDNGSPDQ
- the mtnA gene encoding S-methyl-5-thioribose-1-phosphate isomerase — its product is MNVHGTHYRTIWPDPHDPGIINIIDQRLLPHRFEIKPLHSVEDAHRAIREMMVRGAGLIGATAGYGMHLAAMTADDGQIREKLAEAASLLRSARPTAVNLAWAVRRVLAAAEELPTAAAIRQAAFAAASRIADEDAQFCQAIGQHGKQLLLERWEQKGRKTLNVLTHCNAGWLAFVDYGSATAPIYAARDEGIDLHVWVDETRPWNQGARLTCWELEQEKVPHTLITDNAGGHLMQQGLVDLVIVGSDRTTHTGDVANKIGTYLKALAARDNDIPFYVALPSSTFDWNLDNGSEIQIEQRSGEEITKISGLTEDGRMETIAITAASTRARNDGFDITPARLVTALITERGVVPPRAEAIHMLFADQCSSPEHHIR
- a CDS encoding mannose-1-phosphate guanylyltransferase/mannose-6-phosphate isomerase, producing the protein MNHIQPVILAGGTGSRLWPLSREIYPKQLLCLTSDLSLLQNTLRRVLALPGVLAPLIVVGEEHRFITKSQVDELGIDGDYAILLEPTGRNTAPAISGAVEYVRRRGDGDPTVILVLPADHLVRDEHAFAAAVAEGAERARAGAMVTFGIHPRRPETGYGYIERGADNRVTSFKEKPAREDAERYCAEGNYYWNSGMFAFTVPTFRKEMAEHAPQILASMDLAVAAGVRDDRFFRFGRTEMARCPEDSIDYALMEKTGRAEVVAADLGWSDIGSWQALYEVLDKDANGNVSQGDVLLEDTRNSLVRAEDMMVAAVGLEDTLVVETADAVLVAPLSRSQDVKKIVARLKREGRDEFKTHQTVHRPWGCYSVLAIEPRYQIKRITVNAGQKLSLQMHHHRYEHWVVVKGTARVTNGSEEVLVYENQSVYIPAGNRHRLENPGVIPLELIEVQIGSYLGEDDIVRFDDIYGRHGG